A window of Longimicrobium sp. contains these coding sequences:
- a CDS encoding amino acid adenylation domain-containing protein, with translation MTDVLAAVASLSPERRALLALRNPLSFAQQRLWFLEQLGGAGAAYHLPSALRLTGRLDVAALQRSLDEVVSRHEALRATFLAPDGEPIQIFAKHLPVPLRVADASGLPAEEHEAAVARWLADEVGEPFDLARGALRAGLLRLGDEEHVLAVTMHHIVTDGWSLNIFVREMAALYAAFSRGEASPLPAEAPAQYGAFVRWQRERLQGERLAAEVGYWRDRLEGAPPVLELPLDRPRPRVQSFRGASHWVHLGDGLTREVREFSRGAGTTVFSTVLAAFTAVVSRLAAQDDVVLGTPVAGRTRAELESAIGMFINTLVLRTRVDPEESFTELLRRVRKTVLDAQAHQEVPFEKIVEELQPERRLSHAPVFQVLVAELVGGPEAVSLPGLTLTPLDSAPGTSRFDLTLSIAEVGGALAGKLEYNTDLFDAATVARLGERFRAVLAAAVRDPALRIHQLPLLLDDERAAVLAAAADATPAEVAATTVCAAVERHAAEDGARPAVAFEGRELSYEEVNRRANRIAHGLRRLGVAPGDRVALYVERSLEMVPALLGILKAGAVYVPLDPEHPRERAAWVLGDCAPALVLTQQHLAAALPAAHRAVALDAGAFDGDAETDPSPVAPEQAAYVIYTSGSTGRPKGVQVSHRALWNLLASMAAEPGLSADDTLLAVTTLTFDISLLELLLPLAVGARVVVAAAGVAADGEALAELLAREGATVMQATPSGWRVLVESGWEGDRSLRMLCGGEALPADLAEALLARGGELWNVYGPTETTIWSAVHRVVHGGGVPLGHPVANTEIHVLDAFGAPQPFGVPGEVHIGGRGVADGYLGRPALTAERFVPHPFAARGGERLYRTGDLARRRADGSLEFLGRADNQVKVRGFRIELGEIEAVLQEHPQVREAAVALQPGERLAAFAAGAGASGRELLAYLRERLPAYMVPASCTVLDALPRSPSGKIDRARLPVADVQVESAEYVAPRTPLEETVAEAWGEALGRARVGAHDNFFELGGHSLLAARVMHRLRRELGVSLPLHVLFEHPTVAGLAREAARRRAEPGGGAQALAPIVPDPQKRYEPFPLTDVQQAYWVGRSGSLELGNVSSHSYTEFELQDVDLERLTQALRGVIERHEMLRAIVLPDGRQQILAEVPPYEIAATDLRGLGEAEREAHLARVRDEMSHEVLPADRWPLFGVRASILPGERVRIHFSLDYLIADAWSTRIIFDELAERYADPGVHKPPLALSFRDCVLAAYAEEGSEAFRRAEAYWRERLADLPPAPELPLAMSPDQLVHPRFVRRTATLEAPRWERLKALAARAGLTPSGVLLAAFSEVLSAWSKNPRVTINLTLFNRPPAHPDVDAVVGDFTALSLLGIEAPGTEAFEVRARRVQEQLWRDMEHGAVSGVRVLRDLARMQGRPPASLMPIVFTSVLGQPRRAAGASLGAPAPAALDGDAPVYSITQTPQVWLDHQVLERDGALAFNWDAVEELFSPGVLDAMWESYRELLERLAASEEAWHDGVGARLPAAQLARRAMVNATDAPVPAGLLHEPFEAQARTHGERLAVVAGERRMSYAELERRSRALGLELRARGARPNRLVAVVMDKGWEQVVAVLGITRAGAAYLPIDASLPAERIAQLLSVGEVEIAVVQPEADARISWPAGIERIRIEAEEPALDPAAVLPAVAGPEDLAYVIFTSGSTGVPKGVMIDHRGALNTVVDCNQRYAVGPDDRVLGLSALNFDLSVYDIFGLLAAGGAVVLPDAGASRDPETWAALVAAERVTVWNSVPALMEMMAHYAADRADDRLKTLRVVMLSGDWLPVTLPDRIRALCPAEVHSLGGATEASIWSITYPVGEVRPEWTSIPYGVPMVNQRFHVLDERLQPRPEWVPGQLHIAGIGLAQGYWQDAEKTGASFITHPRTGERLYRTGDLGRYLPDGNIEFLGREDFQVKVQGHRIELGEIEAVLEQHPAVRGGVAAAVGERNARRLAGFVVLHPSAEATPAELRDFLASRLPAYMVPASITPLDAFPLSLNGKVDRGALAALVQPDAPAPERAARARTPLEERVAAVWAEILGVDDVELDANLYALGGNSILAVRIVNRVAEALGVQVPLRQLFQAPTVEGMAAIVRRLKEEKVREAELSVQEHAIVPDVAGRHEPFPLNDVQHAYWMGRTGLFQLGNVAAHSYSEYDVRGLDLERLNVALRRVIDRHDMLRAVLTPDGQQRILPEVPPYRIEVLDLRGRPADEAEAGREALRHRMSHQVIPAERWPLFEVAASVVDDDTVRLHVSIDILFVDAWSGRLLWRDLARFYQDPALELPPLELSFRDYVLAEARFRESPRYQRAREYWFERAATLPGAPDLPFAKDLGAVTQPRFERRSATLDRAQWERLRARAARAGLTPSGVLLAAYAEVLGRWSRNSRFTLNLTLFNRLPLHPQVNEVVGDHTTLNLLEVDLSRGDGFESRAQAIQERLWEDLEHRFVGGVEVLREMGRRQGRSPAAVTPVVFTSSLFGEAFASADGDGELEMEHVFGVSQTPQVWLDQQVMERDGALAFNWDAVEELFSPGVLDAMWESYRELLERLATSEEAWHDGVGARLPAAQLARRAMVNATDAPVPAGLLHEPFEAQALRHPDRLAVVAGERRMSYAELERRSRALGLELRARGARPNRLVAVVMEKGWEQVVAVLGITRAGAAYLPIDASLPAERIAQLLSVGEVEIAVVQPEADARVQWPEGIERIRIEPDEPALDPAAALPAVAGPEDLAYVIFTSGSTGVPKGVMIDHRGALNTVVDCNQRYAVGPDDRVLGLSALNFDLSVYDIFGLLAAGGAVVLPDAGASRDPETWAALVAAERVTVWNSVPALMEMMAHYAADRADDRLKTLRVVMLSGDWLPVTLPDRIRALCPAEVHSLGGATEASIWSITYPVGEVRPEWTSIPYGVPMVNQRFHVLDERLQPRPEWVPGQLHIAGIGLAQGYWQDAEKTGASFITHPRTGERLYRTGDLGRYLPDGTIEFLGREDFQVKVQGHRIELGEIEAVLEQHPAVRGGVAAAVGERNARRLVAYVTPRERGAAAGPRRGDAALRLARTLASLRQVRTADLPLPKYGYPSAGNLYPVQAYVAVPAGTDGIDAATYYYDPRGHRLVRVAGPLPAELAGGDGPAVFLVARLDAIAPVYGVLAPDFCLLEAGYVQVLLADAAAREGLAATPATLASPERVREHLGLDSNHVPLQCLHLGAAGVAPAAAAATARTAWAAMSSLLAGHLSSGAHAALGKVEALEFKLSEPGLRSARPGDAAVALGGAPEGGADLMYRASDREFLRGAIPHDTFHTFLAKLGDALPASLAGASTDGLSVGVYLALGAVHGLAPGGYRYDPRAGTLSPVAPEAVIAPEVHAQVNRAVFEGSAFSLFLCANPADAAARDALLLLAGGVGQALMAAGPEMGVGICPVGSLDFDRVRPVVGAGGDAVLLHSFVGGRIPPRARPAVSAAVAETTASAASTVADPAATAELSESVRQFLASRLPDYMVPKRIVVLDEFPLSANGKVDRKALPRVDEADAPSFTAARTPVEETLAGIWRELLGVERVGVDDAFFVLGGDSVKAIQFLARAREAGVEIAVRDFFQNPRISALAKLVEPGAGGNGATNPSADAGAPAAPVVADAELTQEELDLLIAEFGGNDGEDPFA, from the coding sequence ATGACCGACGTCCTTGCCGCAGTCGCCAGCCTCTCGCCGGAACGCCGGGCGCTCCTCGCGCTGCGCAACCCGCTGTCGTTCGCGCAGCAGCGGCTCTGGTTCCTGGAGCAGCTGGGCGGCGCCGGCGCCGCCTATCACCTCCCCTCGGCCCTCCGGCTCACCGGGCGGCTCGACGTGGCCGCGCTGCAGCGCAGCCTGGACGAGGTGGTCAGCCGCCACGAGGCGCTGCGCGCCACCTTCCTGGCCCCCGACGGCGAGCCGATCCAGATCTTCGCCAAGCACCTCCCGGTGCCGCTGCGCGTCGCCGACGCGAGCGGGCTCCCCGCGGAGGAGCACGAGGCCGCGGTGGCGCGGTGGCTGGCCGACGAGGTGGGCGAGCCGTTCGACCTGGCGCGGGGCGCGCTCCGCGCGGGGCTGCTGCGCCTGGGGGATGAAGAGCACGTGCTGGCGGTGACGATGCACCACATCGTCACCGACGGCTGGTCGCTGAACATCTTCGTGCGCGAGATGGCGGCGCTCTACGCCGCGTTCTCGCGCGGCGAGGCGTCGCCGCTGCCGGCCGAGGCGCCGGCGCAGTACGGCGCGTTCGTGCGCTGGCAGCGCGAGCGGCTGCAGGGCGAGCGGCTGGCCGCCGAGGTGGGGTACTGGCGCGACCGCCTGGAGGGCGCGCCCCCCGTGCTGGAGCTGCCGCTGGACCGGCCGCGGCCGCGGGTGCAGTCGTTCCGCGGCGCCTCGCACTGGGTGCACCTGGGCGACGGGCTCACCCGCGAGGTGCGCGAGTTCAGCCGCGGCGCCGGCACCACCGTGTTCAGCACGGTGCTGGCCGCCTTCACCGCCGTCGTAAGCCGTCTCGCGGCGCAGGACGACGTGGTGCTGGGCACCCCCGTGGCCGGCCGCACGCGGGCGGAGCTCGAGAGCGCGATCGGCATGTTCATCAACACGCTGGTCCTGCGCACCCGGGTCGACCCGGAGGAGAGCTTCACCGAGCTCCTGCGGCGCGTGCGCAAGACGGTGCTCGACGCGCAGGCGCACCAGGAGGTGCCCTTCGAGAAGATCGTCGAGGAGCTGCAGCCCGAGCGCCGGCTGAGCCACGCCCCCGTCTTCCAGGTGCTGGTGGCCGAGCTGGTCGGCGGCCCCGAGGCGGTGTCGCTGCCGGGGCTCACGCTCACGCCGCTCGACTCCGCGCCGGGTACTTCGCGCTTCGACCTGACCCTTTCCATCGCCGAGGTGGGCGGGGCGCTGGCCGGCAAGCTGGAGTACAACACCGACCTGTTCGACGCCGCCACCGTCGCTCGCCTGGGCGAGCGCTTCCGCGCGGTGCTGGCCGCGGCGGTGCGCGACCCCGCGCTGCGCATCCACCAGCTCCCCCTCCTCCTCGACGACGAGCGCGCCGCGGTGCTGGCCGCGGCCGCCGACGCGACGCCGGCCGAGGTCGCCGCCACCACCGTCTGCGCCGCGGTCGAGCGGCACGCGGCGGAGGACGGCGCCCGGCCGGCGGTCGCCTTCGAGGGGCGCGAGCTGTCGTATGAGGAGGTGAACCGGCGCGCCAACCGCATCGCCCATGGGCTGCGGCGGCTGGGCGTGGCGCCGGGCGACCGCGTGGCGCTGTACGTGGAGCGCTCGCTGGAGATGGTCCCCGCGCTGCTGGGGATCCTCAAGGCCGGCGCCGTCTACGTCCCGCTCGACCCCGAGCATCCGCGTGAGCGCGCCGCTTGGGTGCTGGGCGACTGCGCCCCGGCGCTGGTGCTCACCCAGCAGCACCTCGCGGCGGCGCTGCCGGCCGCGCACCGCGCCGTGGCGCTCGACGCCGGCGCCTTCGACGGCGACGCGGAGACCGATCCGTCGCCGGTGGCGCCGGAGCAGGCGGCGTACGTGATCTACACCTCGGGGTCCACCGGCCGCCCCAAGGGCGTCCAGGTGTCGCACCGCGCGCTCTGGAACCTGCTCGCCTCCATGGCGGCCGAGCCGGGGCTGTCGGCGGACGACACCCTGCTCGCGGTGACCACGCTCACCTTCGACATCTCCCTCCTCGAGCTCCTCCTCCCCCTGGCCGTCGGCGCCCGCGTGGTCGTCGCCGCCGCGGGCGTGGCGGCGGACGGCGAGGCGCTGGCCGAGCTGCTGGCGCGCGAAGGGGCGACGGTGATGCAGGCCACGCCCTCCGGCTGGCGCGTGCTGGTGGAGTCGGGATGGGAGGGCGACCGCTCGCTGCGCATGCTCTGCGGCGGCGAGGCGCTTCCCGCCGACCTGGCCGAGGCGCTGCTGGCGCGCGGCGGCGAGCTGTGGAACGTCTATGGCCCGACGGAGACCACCATCTGGTCCGCCGTCCACCGGGTCGTGCACGGGGGTGGCGTCCCCCTCGGACACCCGGTGGCGAACACGGAGATCCACGTCCTCGACGCGTTCGGGGCGCCGCAGCCCTTCGGGGTGCCGGGCGAGGTCCACATCGGCGGGCGCGGCGTGGCGGACGGCTACCTGGGCCGGCCGGCGCTCACCGCCGAGCGCTTCGTCCCCCACCCGTTCGCGGCGCGCGGCGGCGAGCGGCTGTACCGCACGGGCGACCTGGCGCGGCGGCGGGCCGACGGCTCGCTGGAGTTCCTGGGGCGCGCCGACAACCAGGTGAAGGTGCGCGGCTTCCGCATCGAGCTGGGCGAGATCGAGGCCGTGCTGCAGGAGCATCCGCAGGTGCGCGAGGCCGCGGTGGCGCTGCAGCCCGGCGAGCGGCTGGCGGCGTTCGCGGCCGGCGCCGGCGCGTCGGGGCGCGAGCTGCTGGCGTACCTGCGCGAGCGGCTTCCCGCCTACATGGTGCCCGCCAGCTGTACCGTGCTCGACGCCCTCCCCCGCTCACCGAGCGGGAAGATCGACCGCGCGCGGCTCCCCGTGGCGGATGTCCAGGTGGAGAGCGCGGAGTACGTGGCGCCCCGCACGCCGCTGGAGGAGACGGTGGCCGAGGCGTGGGGCGAGGCGCTGGGGCGGGCGCGCGTCGGCGCGCACGACAACTTCTTCGAGCTGGGCGGCCACTCGCTGCTGGCCGCGCGGGTGATGCACCGGCTGCGGCGCGAGCTGGGCGTCTCGCTTCCCCTGCACGTGCTCTTCGAGCATCCCACCGTGGCGGGGCTGGCCCGCGAGGCCGCCCGCCGCCGCGCCGAGCCGGGCGGCGGCGCCCAAGCGCTCGCCCCCATCGTCCCCGATCCCCAGAAGCGGTACGAGCCGTTCCCCCTCACCGACGTGCAGCAGGCGTACTGGGTGGGCAGGTCCGGGTCGCTGGAGCTGGGGAACGTCTCGTCGCACAGCTACACCGAGTTCGAGCTGCAGGACGTCGACCTCGAGCGGCTGACCCAGGCGCTGCGGGGGGTGATCGAGCGCCACGAGATGCTGCGCGCCATCGTGCTCCCCGACGGGCGCCAGCAGATCCTGGCCGAGGTCCCGCCGTACGAGATTGCCGCCACCGACCTGCGCGGCCTGGGCGAGGCCGAGCGCGAGGCGCACCTGGCGCGTGTCCGCGACGAGATGTCGCACGAGGTGCTGCCGGCCGACCGCTGGCCGCTCTTCGGGGTGCGCGCGTCGATCCTCCCGGGCGAGCGGGTGCGCATCCACTTCAGCCTCGACTACCTGATCGCCGACGCCTGGAGCACGCGCATCATCTTCGACGAGCTGGCCGAGCGGTACGCCGACCCCGGCGTGCACAAGCCGCCGCTGGCGCTGTCGTTCCGCGACTGCGTGCTGGCCGCCTACGCCGAGGAGGGCTCCGAGGCGTTCCGCCGCGCCGAGGCGTACTGGCGCGAGCGCCTGGCCGACCTGCCGCCGGCCCCCGAGCTGCCGCTGGCCATGAGCCCGGACCAGCTCGTCCACCCCCGCTTCGTGCGCCGCACGGCCACCCTCGAGGCGCCGCGCTGGGAGCGGCTGAAGGCGCTGGCCGCCCGCGCCGGGCTCACCCCCTCGGGCGTGCTGCTGGCGGCCTTCTCCGAGGTGCTGTCGGCGTGGTCGAAGAACCCGCGCGTCACCATCAACCTCACGCTCTTCAACCGCCCGCCCGCGCACCCCGACGTCGACGCGGTGGTGGGCGACTTCACCGCGCTCTCCCTGCTGGGGATCGAGGCGCCGGGGACGGAGGCGTTCGAGGTGCGCGCGCGGCGCGTCCAGGAGCAGCTGTGGCGCGACATGGAGCACGGCGCCGTGAGCGGCGTCCGCGTGCTGCGCGATCTGGCGCGGATGCAGGGGCGGCCGCCCGCCTCGCTCATGCCCATCGTCTTCACCAGCGTGCTGGGGCAGCCGCGGCGCGCGGCCGGCGCCTCGCTGGGGGCCCCGGCGCCGGCGGCGCTCGACGGCGACGCGCCCGTCTACAGCATCACGCAGACGCCGCAGGTCTGGCTCGATCACCAGGTGCTGGAGCGCGACGGCGCCCTGGCGTTCAACTGGGACGCGGTGGAGGAGCTGTTCTCCCCCGGCGTGCTGGACGCGATGTGGGAGAGCTATCGCGAGCTGCTGGAGCGGCTGGCGGCGTCGGAAGAGGCGTGGCACGACGGCGTCGGCGCCCGCCTTCCCGCCGCGCAGCTGGCGCGGCGGGCGATGGTCAACGCCACCGACGCGCCGGTCCCCGCCGGGCTGCTGCACGAGCCGTTCGAGGCGCAGGCGCGGACGCATGGCGAGCGGCTGGCGGTCGTCGCCGGCGAGCGGCGGATGAGCTACGCCGAGCTGGAGCGGCGTTCGCGGGCGCTGGGGCTGGAGCTGCGGGCCCGCGGCGCGCGGCCCAACCGGCTGGTGGCGGTGGTGATGGACAAGGGATGGGAGCAGGTGGTGGCGGTGCTCGGCATCACCCGCGCGGGCGCGGCCTACCTGCCGATCGACGCCTCCCTGCCCGCCGAGCGGATCGCGCAGCTGCTCTCCGTCGGCGAGGTGGAGATCGCGGTGGTGCAGCCGGAAGCGGACGCGCGGATCTCGTGGCCGGCGGGGATCGAGCGCATCCGGATCGAGGCGGAGGAGCCGGCGCTGGACCCGGCGGCCGTTCTCCCGGCGGTGGCGGGGCCGGAGGACCTGGCGTACGTGATCTTCACCTCCGGCTCCACCGGCGTGCCGAAGGGCGTGATGATCGACCACCGCGGCGCGCTGAACACGGTGGTGGACTGCAACCAGCGCTACGCCGTGGGCCCGGACGACCGGGTGCTGGGGCTCTCCGCGCTCAACTTCGACCTCTCGGTCTACGACATCTTCGGCCTGCTGGCCGCCGGCGGCGCGGTGGTGCTGCCGGACGCCGGCGCCTCGCGTGATCCCGAGACCTGGGCGGCGCTGGTGGCCGCCGAGCGGGTGACGGTGTGGAACTCGGTCCCCGCGCTGATGGAGATGATGGCGCACTACGCGGCGGACCGGGCGGACGACCGCCTGAAGACGCTGCGCGTGGTGATGCTGTCGGGCGACTGGCTGCCGGTGACGCTGCCGGACCGCATCCGCGCGCTCTGCCCGGCCGAGGTTCACAGCCTGGGTGGCGCCACGGAGGCGTCGATCTGGTCGATCACCTACCCGGTCGGCGAGGTGCGGCCGGAGTGGACGAGCATCCCGTACGGGGTGCCGATGGTGAACCAGCGCTTCCACGTGCTCGACGAGCGGCTGCAGCCGCGCCCCGAATGGGTGCCGGGCCAGCTGCACATCGCGGGGATCGGGCTGGCGCAGGGATACTGGCAGGACGCGGAGAAGACGGGGGCCAGCTTCATCACCCACCCGCGCACCGGCGAGCGGCTGTACCGCACGGGCGACCTGGGACGGTACCTGCCCGATGGGAACATCGAGTTCCTGGGGCGCGAGGACTTCCAGGTGAAGGTGCAGGGTCACCGCATCGAGCTGGGCGAAATCGAGGCGGTGCTGGAGCAGCACCCGGCCGTGCGCGGCGGCGTCGCAGCCGCCGTCGGCGAGCGCAACGCGCGCCGCCTGGCCGGCTTCGTGGTCCTGCATCCCAGCGCCGAGGCCACGCCCGCCGAGCTGCGCGACTTCCTGGCGTCGCGCCTCCCCGCGTACATGGTGCCGGCCTCCATCACCCCCCTGGACGCCTTCCCCCTCTCCCTGAACGGCAAGGTGGACCGCGGGGCGCTGGCCGCCCTGGTGCAGCCCGACGCGCCGGCGCCCGAGCGCGCCGCCCGCGCCCGCACGCCGCTGGAAGAGCGCGTGGCCGCCGTCTGGGCCGAGATCCTCGGAGTCGACGACGTCGAGCTGGACGCCAACCTCTACGCGCTGGGCGGCAACTCCATCCTGGCGGTGCGCATCGTCAACCGCGTCGCCGAGGCGCTGGGGGTGCAGGTGCCGCTGCGCCAGCTCTTCCAGGCCCCCACGGTCGAGGGGATGGCCGCCATCGTCCGGCGGCTGAAGGAGGAGAAGGTCCGCGAGGCGGAGCTTTCCGTCCAGGAGCACGCCATCGTCCCCGACGTGGCCGGCCGCCACGAGCCGTTCCCGCTGAACGACGTGCAGCACGCCTACTGGATGGGCCGCACCGGCCTCTTCCAGCTGGGGAACGTGGCCGCGCACAGCTACAGCGAGTACGACGTGCGCGGGCTCGACCTGGAGCGCCTGAACGTGGCGCTGCGGCGGGTGATCGACCGCCACGACATGCTGCGCGCCGTGCTGACCCCCGACGGGCAGCAGCGCATCCTCCCCGAGGTGCCGCCCTACCGCATCGAGGTGCTGGACCTGCGCGGCCGTCCGGCGGACGAGGCGGAGGCCGGGCGCGAGGCGCTGCGGCACCGGATGTCGCACCAGGTGATCCCCGCGGAGCGCTGGCCGCTCTTCGAGGTGGCCGCGTCGGTGGTGGACGACGACACGGTGCGGCTGCACGTGAGCATCGACATCCTCTTCGTCGATGCCTGGAGCGGGCGCCTCCTGTGGCGCGACCTCGCGCGCTTCTACCAGGACCCGGCGCTGGAGCTGCCGCCGCTGGAGCTGTCGTTCCGCGACTACGTCCTGGCCGAGGCCCGCTTCCGCGAGTCGCCCCGCTACCAGCGCGCGCGGGAGTACTGGTTCGAGCGCGCCGCCACCCTGCCGGGGGCGCCCGACCTGCCGTTCGCGAAGGACCTGGGCGCCGTCACGCAGCCCCGCTTCGAGCGGCGCTCCGCCACGCTCGACCGGGCGCAGTGGGAGCGGCTGCGGGCGCGCGCGGCCCGGGCCGGGCTCACGCCGTCGGGCGTGCTGCTGGCCGCGTACGCCGAGGTGCTGGGCCGGTGGAGCCGGAACTCCCGCTTCACCCTCAACCTCACCCTCTTCAACCGGCTGCCGCTGCACCCGCAGGTCAACGAGGTGGTGGGCGACCACACCACGCTCAACCTGCTGGAGGTGGACCTGTCGCGCGGCGACGGCTTCGAGTCGCGCGCCCAGGCCATCCAGGAGCGGCTCTGGGAAGACCTGGAGCACCGCTTCGTGGGGGGCGTGGAGGTGCTGCGCGAGATGGGGCGCCGCCAGGGACGCTCTCCCGCCGCGGTAACCCCCGTGGTGTTCACCAGCAGCCTGTTCGGCGAGGCCTTCGCTTCGGCCGACGGGGACGGCGAGCTGGAGATGGAGCACGTCTTCGGCGTCAGCCAGACGCCGCAGGTGTGGCTCGACCAGCAGGTGATGGAGCGCGACGGCGCCCTGGCATTCAACTGGGACGCGGTGGAGGAGCTCTTCTCCCCCGGCGTGCTGGACGCGATGTGGGAGAGCTACCGCGAGCTGCTGGAGCGGCTGGCGACGAGCGAGGAGGCGTGGCACGACGGCGTCGGCGCCCGCCTTCCCGCCGCGCAGCTGGCGCGGCGGGCGATGGTCAACGCCACCGACGCGCCGGTGCCCGCCGGGTTGCTGCACGAGCCGTTCGAGGCGCAGGCCCTTCGTCACCCCGACCGCCTGGCCGTGGTCGCCGGCGAGCGGCGGATGAGCTACGCCGAGCTGGAGCGGCGCTCGCGCGCGCTGGGGCTGGAGCTGCGTGCCCGCGGCGCGCGGCCCAACCGGCTGGTCGCGGTGGTGATGGAGAAGGGGTGGGAGCAGGTGGTGGCGGTGCTCGGCATCACCCGCGCCGGCGCTGCCTACCTGCCCATCGACGCCTCCCTGCCGGCCGAACGCATCGCGCAGCTGCTCTCCGTCGGCGAGGTGGAGATCGCGGTGGTGCAGCCGGAGGCGGACGCGCGGGTGCAGTGGCCTGAGGGGATCGAGCGCATCCGCATCGAGCCCGACGAGCCCGCGCTGGACCCGGCGGCCGCGCTGCCGGCGGTGGCGGGGCCGGAGGACCTGGCGTACGTGATCTTCACCTCCGGCTCCACCGGCGTGCCCAAGGGGGTGATGATCGACCACCGCGGCGCGCTGAACACGGTGGTGGACTGCAACCAGCGCTACGCCGTCGGCCCTGACGACCGGGTGCTGGGGCTCTCCGCGCTCAACTTCGACCTCTCCGTCTACGACATCTTCGGCCTGCTGGCGGCCGGCGGCGCGGTGGTGCTCCCGGACGCCGGCGCCTCGCGCGACCCGGAGACCTGGGCGGCGCTGGTGGCCGCCGAGCGGGTGACCGTGTGGAACTCGGTGCCGGCGCTGATGGAGATGATGGCGCACTACGCGGCGGACCGGGCGGACGACCGACTGAAGACGCTGCGCGTGGTGATGCTGTCGGGCGACTGGCTGCCGGTGACGCTGCCGGACCGCATCCGCGCGCTCTGCCCGGCCGAGGTGCACTCCCTGGGCGGGGCCACCGAGGCCTCGATCTGGTCGATCACCTATCCCGTCGGCGAGGTGCGGCCCGAGTGGACCAGCATCCCCTACGGGGTGCCGATGGTGAACCAGCGCTTCCACGTGCTCGACGAGCGGTTGCAGCCGAGGCCCGAGTGGGTGCCCGGTCAGCTGCACATCGCGGGGATCGGTTTGGCGCAGGGATACTGGCAGGACGCGGAGAAGACGGGGGCCAGCTTCATCACCCACCCGCGCACCGGCGAGCGGCTGTACCGCACGGGCGACCTGGGGCGGTATCTCCCTGACGGGACGATCGAGTTCCTGGGACGCGAGGACTTCCAGGTGAAGGTGCAAGGGCACCGCATCGAGCTGGGTGAGATCGAGGCGGTGCTGGAGCAGCACCCGGCCGTGCGCGGCGGCGTGGCCGCCGCCGTCGGCGAGCGCAACGCGCGGCGCCTGGTGGCCTACGTCACCCCGCGCGAGCGCGGCGCAGCCGCCGGCCCGCGCCGCGGCGACGCGGCCCTGCGGCTGGCGCGGACGCTGGCGTCGCTCCGGCAGGTGCGCACCGCCGATCTGCCGCTGCCCAAGTACGGCTACCCGTCCGCGGGCAACCTGTACCCGGTGCAGGCGTACGTGGCGGTCCCCGCCGGCACGGACGGGATCGACGCGGCGACGTACTACTACGACCCCCGCGGCCACCGGCTGGTGCGGGTGGCCGGGCCGCTCCCCGCGGAGCTGGCCGGCGGCGACGGGCCCGCGGTGTTCCTGGTGGCCCGACTGGACGCCATCGCGCCGGTCTACGGCGTGCTGGCCCCGGACTTCTGCCTGCTGGAAGCCGGCTACGTGCAGGTGCTCCTGGCCGACGCAGCGGCGCGCGAGGGGCTGGCGGCCACCCCCGCGACTCTCGCATCCCCCGAACGGGTGCGCGAGCACCTGGGGCTCGACAGCAATCACGTCCCCCTGCAGTGCCTCCATCTCGGCGCGGCCGGCGTAGCGCCGGCCGCCGCGGCGGCGACGGCGCGGACGGCGTGGGCGGCGATGTCGTCGCTCCTGGCCGGCCACCTCTCCTCTGGCGCGCACGCCGCGCTGGGGAAGGTGGAGGCGCTGGAGTTCAAGCTCAGCGAGCCGGGGCTGCGCTCCGCCCGTCCGGGCGACGCGGCCGTGGCGCTTGGCGGCGCGCCCGAGGGCGGCGCGGACCTGATGTATCGCGCTAGCGACCGCGAGTTCCTCCGCGGCGCCATCCCCCACGACACCTTCCACACCTTCCTGGCAAAGCTGGGCGACGCGCTTCCCGCGTCGCTGGCCGGGGCCTCGACGGACGGCCTGTCCGTCGGCGTGTACCTGGCGCTCGGCGCGGTGCACGGCCTGGCGCCCGGCGGCTACCGCTACGATCCGCGCGCCGGGACGCTGTCGCCCGTCGCGCCCGAAGCGGTGATCGCGCCGGAGGTGCACGCGCAGGTGAACCGCGCGGTGTTCGAGGGGTCGGCCTTCTCCCTCTTCCTCTGCGCGAACCCGGCGGACGCGGCGGCGCGCGACGCCCTGCTGCTGCTGGCGGGCGGGGTGGGGCAGGCGCTGATGGCCGCCGGGCCGGAGATGGGCGTGGGGATCTGCCCGGTCGGCTCGCTGGACTTCGACCGCGTGCGCCCCGTCGTCGGCGCGGGCGGCGACGCCGTGCTCCTGCACAGCTTCGTGGGCGGGCGCATCCCGCCGCGGGCGCGTCCCGCCGTCTCCGCCGCTGTCGCCGAGACGACGGCGAGCGCCGCATCCACCGTCGCGGACCCGGCCGCCACGGCCGAGCTGTCCGAGTCGGTGCGGCAGTTCCTCGCCTCGCGGCTGCCGGACTACATGGTCCCCAAGCGGATCGTGGTGCTCGACGAGTTCCCCCTGAGCGCCAACGGCAAGGTCGACCGCAAGGCCCTCCCGCGGGTGGACGAGGCCGACGCGCCGTCCTTCACCGCCGCGCGGACGCCGGTGGAGGAAACGCTGGCGGGCATCTGGCGCGAACTGCTGGGCGTGGAGCGGGTGGGGGTCGACGACGCCTTCTTCGTGCTGGGCGGCGACTCGGTGAAGGCCATCCAGTTCCTGGCCCGCGCCCGCGAGGCGGGGGTCGAGATCGCCGTGCGCGACTTCTTCCAGAATCCCCGCATCTCCGCGCTGGCCAAACTGGTCGAGCCCGGCGCCGGCGGGAACGGCGCGACGAATCCGTCCGCGGACGCCGGGGCGCCCGCCGCCCCCGTGGTGGCCGACGCGGAGCTCACGCAGGAAGAGCTCGACCTGCTGATCGCCGAGTTCGGCGGGAACGACGGCGAGGATCCGTTCGCATGA